The following coding sequences are from one Devosia yakushimensis window:
- a CDS encoding MarR family transcriptional regulator translates to MSKPSSRSTLYRLIEAGQLAHRALLLPLAERGLEPGDDAILFELGRSGATQADLAATLGLPLDNLEARLARLIDRGLVGPQAVGPELAPGIALTDRGIRIRNGLSDHWTQLEEALLGELKPKHRKKLATTLKRFVDLLKL, encoded by the coding sequence ATGTCCAAACCCTCGTCCCGCTCAACGCTCTACCGGCTGATCGAAGCCGGCCAGCTGGCCCACCGGGCCCTGCTGCTGCCCCTGGCGGAGCGCGGACTTGAGCCGGGCGACGATGCCATCCTCTTCGAACTCGGCCGCTCCGGCGCCACCCAGGCGGACCTCGCCGCCACACTCGGCCTGCCGCTCGACAATCTCGAGGCCCGCCTCGCCCGCCTCATCGACCGCGGCCTGGTCGGTCCCCAGGCCGTCGGCCCCGAACTCGCCCCCGGCATAGCCCTCACCGACCGCGGCATCCGCATCCGCAACGGCCTCTCCGACCACTGGACCCAGCTCGAAGAGGCCCTATTGGGCGAACTCAAACCCAAACACCGCAAAAAACTCGCCACCACGCTCAAGCGCTTCGTGGATTTGCTGA
- a CDS encoding creatininase family protein, which translates to MATHFAEQLTAPEFARFAGPQTIAVLPVAAIEPHGPHLPLSTDCDIARGHLSRLAAYVSPERDVLVLPLQAIGHSLEHSGFAGVFTHNAETLLRAWTDVVDAVVTAGVRRLIVVSSHGGNSEVVGLLATRLRAERDMLAVNAAWLRFGQPEGLFDADELEHGIHGGDVETSLMLHYRPEAVRGGHLADFASAAMEWDAGTAWLKTHGRTRPGWLSRDLNPQGAMGNALLASAEKGAASAEHALTGFAQLIDEVAAFDLGRLE; encoded by the coding sequence TTGGCCACCCATTTTGCCGAACAGCTGACCGCACCGGAATTTGCCCGCTTTGCCGGGCCACAGACTATTGCCGTGCTGCCCGTGGCGGCGATCGAGCCGCATGGGCCGCATCTGCCGCTGTCGACCGATTGCGATATCGCCCGGGGGCATTTGAGCCGGCTGGCGGCGTATGTGAGCCCTGAGCGGGATGTGCTGGTGCTGCCATTGCAGGCGATCGGACATAGTCTGGAGCATTCGGGATTTGCCGGCGTGTTTACCCATAATGCCGAGACGCTGCTGCGGGCCTGGACCGATGTGGTGGATGCGGTTGTTACGGCGGGGGTGCGCAGGCTGATCGTGGTTTCGAGCCATGGCGGCAATTCGGAAGTGGTGGGGCTCTTGGCGACGCGGCTGCGGGCGGAGCGCGACATGCTGGCGGTGAATGCCGCATGGCTGCGGTTCGGGCAGCCGGAAGGGCTGTTTGACGCGGATGAGCTGGAGCATGGCATTCATGGCGGGGATGTGGAAACCTCGCTGATGCTGCATTACCGGCCCGAGGCGGTGCGGGGTGGGCATCTCGCCGACTTCGCTTCGGCGGCAATGGAGTGGGATGCCGGGACGGCCTGGCTCAAGACGCATGGGCGGACACGGCCGGGCTGGTTGAGCCGCGATCTCAACCCGCAGGGGGCGATGGGCAATGCCCTGCTGGCGAGTGCGGAAAAGGGGGCGGCGAGCGCCGAGCATGCGCTGACCGGGTTTGCCCAATTGATTGACGAGGTCGCCGCGTTTGACCTCGGCAGGCTGGAGTAG
- a CDS encoding LysR family transcriptional regulator → MTQDLARIRAFVQVFDSGGFSSAARQHGRSKALLSKYVTDLEDYLGVRLMNRTTRKLSLTEAGEAYYREASALLQQLDDLDATITDQTAEPRGLLRVSAPRNFGEDTLAPAIFAYLAKYPKVTLDLRLEDRYVDLVDEGIDVALRISTLQDSSLIARKIADMHIVIGGAPSLLKTLGTPEHPDALRTMPCIVDTNLQGQSNWRFIDEDGKTISIPVSGPVRVNSPLAARQAAILGLGFAALPSYLADPAVAKGELVPVLTRYLPTGQTLQAVYPHRRHLAGKVRALIDHLVEWFQTHPIS, encoded by the coding sequence ATGACACAGGATCTCGCCCGCATTCGCGCCTTCGTGCAGGTGTTCGATTCCGGCGGCTTTTCGTCGGCGGCGCGCCAGCATGGGCGGTCCAAGGCGCTGCTCAGCAAGTATGTGACCGATCTCGAGGATTATCTGGGCGTGCGACTGATGAACCGCACCACGCGCAAGCTGAGCCTGACCGAGGCGGGGGAGGCTTATTATCGCGAGGCCAGCGCGCTGCTGCAGCAACTGGACGACCTCGACGCGACGATTACCGACCAGACGGCCGAGCCGCGCGGCCTGTTGCGGGTGTCGGCGCCGCGCAATTTCGGCGAGGACACGCTGGCGCCGGCGATTTTTGCGTATCTGGCCAAATATCCCAAGGTGACGCTCGATCTGCGGCTGGAGGATCGCTATGTCGATCTGGTCGATGAAGGGATCGATGTGGCGCTGCGGATATCGACGCTGCAGGATTCTTCGCTGATCGCGCGCAAGATTGCCGATATGCATATCGTGATCGGGGGCGCGCCATCGCTGCTCAAGACGCTGGGAACGCCCGAGCATCCCGATGCATTGCGGACCATGCCCTGCATTGTGGATACCAATCTGCAGGGGCAATCGAACTGGCGATTCATCGATGAAGATGGCAAGACCATCTCCATTCCGGTCAGCGGGCCGGTGCGGGTCAATTCTCCGTTAGCGGCGCGGCAGGCGGCCATTCTCGGTCTCGGCTTTGCCGCATTGCCCTCCTACCTCGCTGATCCGGCAGTGGCTAAAGGTGAGCTCGTTCCTGTGCTTACCCGCTATCTGCCGACCGGCCAGACGCTGCAGGCGGTGTATCCGCACCGGCGGCATCTGGCGGGCAAGGTGCGGGCGCTGATCGACCATCTGGTCGAGTGGTTCCAGACGCATCCGATCAGTTAG
- a CDS encoding HoxN/HupN/NixA family nickel/cobalt transporter gives MTVWNFARRVAVVLAGLLALMTPAWAHPHIFIDAKVNVVFDDSGAVIGLKHDWTFDAAFSAWVIQGLDTNGDGVTSSEEMQGLADENMTGLADFEFYTFAGSQDDLLHFQPAGDQRMVYEDGRVTLSYSLKTERPHPAGPRFELGVYDPDYYVAITFADPSDVTLENAPGNCAVSLDPPKEMDPAVQERLFALGPDVMELPPDLAAAMRGTQGMIVITCGDAPPAAPATALDAVNNVAVAKPSMPFGGPPPEPGLNLPRTGFFGWLQEQQRHFYGAMNASLAALRTDWTAFWLLGGLSFLYGVFHAAGPGHGKVVISSYMLANETQVRRGVILSVISAMIQSLVAVLFVLVAAGILGMTSIAMGDAANWIGIVSYGLVALLGLWLIARKIFGWGHSHHHHQQPDDMAKKAHAHLHEHDEHEHHHHHDHDHGHDHHDHDEHGHDHHDHQHIVTPEAASGTWREQLGVVLAVGLRPCSGALVVLVFALSQGLLAAGIVAVFLMGAGTAITVAALATLAVTAKGLARKIGGVDNPVTGAVLWWAELAGAVLVLVFGVLLLIASL, from the coding sequence GTGACGGTTTGGAATTTTGCCCGCCGGGTGGCGGTGGTTTTGGCCGGGCTGCTGGCCCTGATGACGCCGGCCTGGGCGCATCCGCATATTTTCATCGACGCCAAGGTGAATGTGGTGTTCGACGACAGCGGGGCCGTCATCGGGCTCAAGCATGACTGGACGTTCGACGCGGCATTTTCGGCCTGGGTGATCCAGGGGCTCGACACCAATGGCGATGGGGTCACGAGCTCGGAGGAAATGCAGGGCCTGGCCGACGAGAACATGACCGGGCTGGCCGATTTCGAATTCTATACCTTTGCCGGCTCGCAGGACGATCTGCTGCATTTCCAGCCCGCGGGCGACCAGCGCATGGTTTACGAGGATGGGCGGGTGACGCTCAGCTATTCGCTCAAAACCGAGCGCCCGCATCCGGCCGGGCCGCGGTTCGAGCTGGGGGTTTATGACCCGGACTATTATGTGGCGATCACCTTTGCCGATCCCAGCGATGTGACGCTGGAGAATGCGCCAGGCAATTGCGCGGTGAGCCTGGATCCGCCCAAGGAAATGGATCCGGCCGTGCAGGAGCGGCTCTTTGCGCTGGGGCCCGATGTAATGGAATTGCCGCCCGACCTCGCTGCGGCGATGCGGGGCACGCAGGGCATGATTGTCATCACCTGTGGTGATGCGCCGCCGGCGGCGCCGGCCACGGCGCTCGATGCGGTCAATAATGTGGCGGTGGCAAAGCCTTCCATGCCTTTTGGCGGGCCGCCGCCGGAGCCAGGACTCAACCTGCCGCGCACCGGGTTTTTCGGCTGGCTGCAGGAGCAGCAGCGGCATTTCTATGGGGCGATGAATGCGTCGCTGGCGGCGCTGCGCACCGATTGGACGGCATTCTGGCTCCTGGGCGGACTGAGCTTTCTTTATGGCGTGTTCCATGCCGCGGGGCCCGGGCACGGCAAGGTGGTGATCTCATCCTATATGCTGGCCAATGAAACGCAGGTGCGGCGCGGGGTGATCCTGAGCGTCATCTCGGCGATGATCCAATCGCTGGTGGCGGTGCTGTTCGTGCTGGTGGCGGCCGGTATTCTGGGGATGACCAGCATTGCCATGGGCGATGCGGCGAACTGGATCGGCATCGTCTCCTATGGGCTGGTGGCGCTGCTGGGCCTGTGGCTGATCGCGCGCAAGATTTTTGGCTGGGGGCATTCGCACCACCACCATCAGCAGCCCGATGACATGGCGAAGAAAGCGCATGCGCATCTGCATGAGCATGATGAGCACGAGCATCATCATCATCATGATCACGACCATGGGCATGATCACCATGATCATGATGAGCACGGCCATGACCATCACGATCACCAGCATATCGTGACGCCGGAGGCGGCGAGCGGGACGTGGCGGGAGCAATTGGGTGTGGTGCTGGCGGTGGGGCTGCGGCCTTGCTCGGGGGCGCTGGTAGTGCTGGTCTTTGCACTGTCGCAGGGGTTGCTGGCGGCGGGGATCGTTGCCGTTTTCCTGATGGGCGCGGGGACGGCGATCACCGTGGCGGCGCTGGCGACGCTGGCGGTGACGGCCAAGGGGCTGGCGCGGAAAATTGGCGGCGTCGATAACCCGGTGACGGGGGCTGTGCTGTGGTGGGCGGAGCTGGCGGGGGCCGTGCTGGTGCTGGTGTTTGGTGTGTTGTTGCTGATTGCGAGTTTGTAG